The Chryseolinea soli genome contains a region encoding:
- a CDS encoding DUF72 domain-containing protein, with translation MGTLRIGTSGIVVPGTKETFPEEYRSASRLQYYGSLFNTLEVNSSFYKVPLPATFEKWSQEVPDDFKFTVKLWRAITHKKKLPYNPDDITTFLKAADKIGAKKGCLLIQFPTSVKIELRREVKNILKQVHALNSVPGWNICVEFRDINWYIGPVYELLDRYEASVVMHDMPGSKPPVSDEATRVVYLRFHGPDGNYRGGYSQEFLEGYAALIRTWLAKDKDVYAYFNNTIGTAFEDAQTLRKLVEQPTP, from the coding sequence GTGGGCACGCTACGAATCGGTACCAGCGGAATTGTTGTTCCCGGGACGAAAGAGACCTTTCCCGAAGAATATCGCTCTGCCAGCCGGCTGCAATACTACGGATCGCTATTCAATACACTGGAAGTAAACAGTTCATTCTACAAAGTGCCTTTGCCTGCGACATTCGAAAAATGGTCGCAGGAAGTGCCGGATGATTTTAAATTCACCGTGAAGCTGTGGCGTGCGATCACGCACAAAAAGAAATTACCCTACAACCCGGATGACATCACGACCTTTCTGAAAGCAGCCGACAAGATCGGAGCAAAGAAAGGATGCCTGCTCATCCAATTTCCGACCAGCGTCAAAATCGAACTCCGGCGGGAAGTAAAAAACATCCTGAAACAGGTCCATGCCCTGAACAGCGTGCCCGGGTGGAATATTTGCGTCGAGTTTCGCGATATAAATTGGTATATCGGTCCGGTATACGAACTGCTGGACCGATATGAAGCCTCTGTGGTGATGCACGACATGCCGGGTTCGAAGCCGCCGGTTTCGGATGAGGCAACCCGGGTTGTTTACCTGCGGTTTCATGGACCTGACGGAAACTATCGTGGTGGCTACTCGCAGGAATTTCTGGAAGGCTATGCCGCTTTAATTCGAACGTGGCTGGCAAAAGATAAGGACGTGTATGCCTATTTTAATAACACGATTGGCACCGCTTTCGAGGATGCCCAAACGCTGAGAAAATTGGTGGAGCAACCAACGCCTTAA